The proteins below come from a single Gordonia pseudamarae genomic window:
- a CDS encoding acyl-CoA dehydrogenase family protein → MTATSPVTHPRPHPTHEVFNQPEPRVNVNEYDLNPVLAEAVTRHDAGWADDELRQVGALVGSARFQQDAALANIHTPELRAFDRWGHRIDDVDYHPAYHRIISAAVAHGAHTRCWDDPRPGSHVARAAIFLLFGQIEPGHACPVSMTHAVIPSLELQPDVAALWVPKALSRSYSPDLSADKQSAIFGMSMTEKQGGSDVRANTTVARPVGAGGPGAEYLLTGHKWFCSAPMSDAFLVLAQAEGPGGEGLSCFLLPRVLPDGTRNVFRIQRLKDKLGNKSNASSEIELDGTVAVMIGEPGRGVRTIIEMVSQTRLDCVLGSTAGMRQSVAEALWHTRHRTAFGAMLADQPAMTAVLADLALESEAATVTAMRLARAHDEDAGDAERAFRRLATAVAKYWICKRGPHHSYEALECLGGNGYTEAFPLAMRYREQPVMAVWEGSGNVIALDVLRAMTREPESVAAFDTEVNLARGTHPVLDGHLDRLRRELTELAGLDAAAAQRRARRTVESMALALEASLLVRFSPTAVSEAFIAARLGDDRGFEYGTLPVGTDLQTILARH, encoded by the coding sequence ATGACCGCCACCAGTCCCGTCACACATCCGCGACCCCACCCTACGCACGAGGTGTTCAACCAACCGGAACCGCGTGTAAACGTCAACGAGTACGACCTGAATCCTGTTCTTGCCGAGGCGGTTACCCGTCACGACGCAGGCTGGGCCGACGACGAACTGCGGCAGGTAGGCGCCCTGGTCGGCTCCGCCCGGTTCCAGCAGGACGCGGCGCTCGCGAACATCCACACGCCCGAATTGCGCGCCTTCGACCGGTGGGGACACCGGATCGATGATGTCGACTACCATCCGGCGTATCACCGGATCATCTCCGCCGCGGTCGCCCACGGCGCGCACACCCGCTGCTGGGACGATCCGCGGCCCGGTTCACATGTGGCGCGGGCCGCGATCTTCCTGCTGTTCGGCCAGATCGAACCCGGTCACGCCTGCCCGGTGTCGATGACCCATGCGGTGATCCCGTCGCTGGAGCTGCAGCCGGACGTGGCCGCGTTGTGGGTACCGAAAGCGCTCTCGCGCAGCTATTCCCCCGACCTGAGCGCCGACAAGCAATCGGCGATCTTCGGAATGTCGATGACGGAGAAGCAGGGCGGGTCCGATGTTCGCGCCAACACCACCGTCGCCCGGCCGGTGGGCGCCGGTGGCCCGGGGGCCGAGTATCTGCTGACCGGTCACAAATGGTTCTGCTCGGCACCCATGTCGGATGCGTTCCTGGTCCTGGCCCAGGCGGAAGGTCCTGGCGGCGAAGGACTCTCCTGCTTCCTGCTGCCCCGGGTACTGCCCGACGGCACCCGCAATGTGTTCCGCATCCAGCGGTTGAAGGACAAGCTGGGCAACAAGTCGAACGCATCGAGCGAGATCGAACTCGACGGTACCGTCGCGGTGATGATCGGCGAGCCCGGTCGCGGGGTGCGCACCATCATCGAGATGGTCTCCCAGACCCGCCTCGACTGTGTGCTCGGCAGCACCGCCGGCATGCGCCAGTCGGTGGCCGAGGCGCTGTGGCATACCCGCCACCGCACCGCATTCGGCGCCATGCTCGCCGATCAGCCGGCGATGACCGCGGTGCTCGCCGATCTGGCACTCGAATCGGAGGCCGCGACCGTCACCGCCATGCGGCTGGCCCGCGCCCACGACGAGGACGCCGGTGATGCCGAACGCGCCTTCCGCCGGCTGGCCACCGCCGTCGCCAAGTACTGGATCTGCAAGCGCGGACCGCATCACTCCTACGAGGCACTGGAATGCCTGGGCGGTAACGGATACACCGAGGCCTTCCCGCTGGCGATGCGCTACCGCGAGCAGCCGGTGATGGCGGTGTGGGAGGGTTCGGGCAATGTGATCGCCCTCGATGTGCTGCGCGCCATGACCCGCGAACCGGAGTCGGTGGCCGCCTTCGACACCGAGGTCAACCTCGCGCGCGGCACACACCCCGTTCTCGACGGCCACCTGGATCGGCTACGCCGCGAGCTCACCGAACTGGCCGGACTCGATGCCGCCGCGGCGCAACGCCGCGCCCGACGGACCGTCGAGTCGATGGCGCTGGCGCTGGAGGCCTCACTGCTGGTGCGGTTCTCCCCCACCGCGGTGTCCGAGGCATTCATCGCCGCCCGGCTCGGCGACGACCGTGGCTTCGAATACGGCACGCTGCCGGTGGGTACCGACCTGCAGACCATCCTCGCCCGCCACTGA
- a CDS encoding ester cyclase yields MTDRFTLPSEDVLRAREKLVLDHFHDEVIQDWDATLSTFPHPHYELIAQMIVHDGDQEVRDYYNDTRAAFPDQDHEIIAFRHSHDAVIVEFWLLGTHKGYLGKIPPTGSKHRTRMTAYFVFDEDEHLIIERIYFDQLTILKQLIGGLDKSSPKDLATLAGVLKGALAMAGSQPDPRLMTTTPPDFTD; encoded by the coding sequence GTGACCGACCGATTCACTCTTCCTTCGGAAGATGTTCTCCGCGCCCGCGAGAAGCTCGTCCTGGACCACTTCCATGACGAGGTGATACAGGATTGGGACGCGACCCTCTCGACGTTCCCGCATCCGCACTACGAGTTGATCGCTCAGATGATCGTGCACGACGGTGATCAGGAAGTGCGTGACTACTACAACGACACTCGCGCGGCCTTCCCGGACCAGGACCACGAAATCATCGCCTTCCGGCACAGCCATGACGCTGTCATCGTCGAGTTCTGGCTCTTGGGCACGCACAAGGGGTATCTGGGCAAGATCCCGCCGACCGGCAGCAAGCACCGGACCCGCATGACCGCGTACTTCGTGTTCGACGAGGACGAGCACCTGATCATCGAGCGCATCTACTTCGACCAGCTCACCATCCTCAAGCAGCTCATCGGCGGCCTGGACAAGTCCAGCCCGAAAGACCTCGCCACACTCGCCGGTGTGCTCAAGGGCGCGCTTGCCATGGCCGGCTCCCAGCCCGACCCCAGGCTGATGACCACGACTCCGCCCGACTTCACCGACTGA
- a CDS encoding zinc-binding dehydrogenase: protein MTTTRTDTMRALIGGKGDDWTLEQVDLPEQLGALRIQVHAAGLNRADLYALEGSYTANSQEDGPFTAGMEIAGIVERSSPLAPHLPAGTRVMGITTGGFADYALGHPRLMVPIPDGLSFEEAATVPVGLITEHDALVTQAGFAAGNSVLVVGGTSSIGLIGIQLAKALGAGKVIATTTSPDKRQVLLDAGADAAVDTSNEDLIEAVLAATDGAGADITLDHVGGTQFGSLPNATAIGGRIVSIGRLAGPATNLNLDTVAFRRQKLIGTTFSIRTRTELGEVVAALADQALPAVAEGTVTGRLDSVYTPEDAARAAEKLRANGATGKIVLSFAEAHTGAAPAPVPVANFFGSIRQIGYVVKDIEASMARFVQSGIGPWFYLKDVKPGDFTYRGQPSEMAMDVAVANSGDIQIELITPTNDAPSMYKDFLDAGNEGVQHVAYWSENYQDLYDRALAAGFTVGQEGRIGGDDGRFAYLATETHPGTVIEISDLGGTKAFVFGLIKMAAEGWDGSNPIQEIDPALIGGDPEVAAALLAELG from the coding sequence ATGACCACCACGAGAACTGACACCATGCGCGCACTGATCGGCGGCAAGGGCGACGATTGGACCCTTGAACAGGTCGATCTGCCCGAGCAGCTGGGCGCCTTGCGTATTCAGGTGCACGCCGCAGGCCTCAACCGTGCCGACCTGTACGCCCTGGAAGGCTCATACACCGCCAACTCCCAGGAGGACGGCCCGTTCACCGCGGGCATGGAGATCGCCGGCATCGTCGAACGCAGCAGCCCCCTCGCCCCGCACTTGCCGGCCGGCACCCGGGTCATGGGCATCACCACCGGAGGATTCGCCGACTACGCGCTGGGCCACCCCCGACTAATGGTGCCTATCCCCGACGGCCTCTCCTTCGAGGAAGCCGCCACTGTGCCGGTGGGCCTGATCACCGAGCATGACGCCCTCGTCACCCAGGCCGGATTCGCCGCCGGAAACAGTGTCCTCGTCGTCGGCGGCACCAGCTCCATCGGCCTGATCGGCATCCAACTGGCCAAAGCCCTGGGCGCGGGCAAGGTCATCGCGACGACCACCAGCCCCGACAAGCGCCAGGTCCTCCTCGACGCCGGCGCAGACGCCGCAGTCGACACCAGCAACGAAGACCTCATCGAGGCGGTCCTGGCCGCCACCGACGGCGCCGGCGCCGACATCACCCTCGACCACGTCGGCGGCACCCAGTTCGGGTCGCTGCCGAACGCCACCGCGATCGGTGGCCGCATCGTGAGCATCGGGCGCCTGGCCGGACCGGCCACCAACCTCAACCTGGACACCGTCGCCTTCCGACGTCAAAAGCTGATCGGTACGACGTTCAGCATCCGGACCCGTACCGAACTCGGCGAGGTCGTCGCCGCCCTGGCCGACCAGGCTCTGCCCGCAGTCGCCGAAGGCACGGTAACGGGCCGTCTCGACAGCGTGTACACACCGGAGGACGCCGCAAGAGCGGCGGAGAAGCTGCGCGCCAACGGCGCCACCGGCAAGATCGTCCTCTCCTTCGCCGAGGCCCATACCGGCGCCGCACCCGCGCCGGTACCGGTGGCCAACTTCTTCGGCTCCATCCGCCAGATCGGTTACGTCGTCAAGGACATCGAGGCGTCGATGGCGAGGTTCGTCCAGTCGGGTATCGGGCCCTGGTTCTACCTCAAGGACGTCAAGCCCGGCGACTTCACCTACCGCGGACAGCCGTCAGAGATGGCGATGGACGTGGCCGTGGCCAACAGCGGCGACATCCAGATCGAGTTGATCACCCCCACCAACGACGCGCCCTCGATGTACAAGGACTTCCTCGACGCGGGGAACGAAGGAGTTCAGCACGTCGCATACTGGTCGGAGAACTACCAAGACCTCTACGACCGCGCCCTGGCCGCGGGATTCACCGTCGGGCAAGAGGGTCGTATCGGCGGCGACGACGGCCGCTTCGCCTACCTGGCCACCGAAACCCATCCCGGGACCGTCATCGAAATCAGCGACCTCGGCGGCACCAAAGCATTCGTCTTCGGTCTGATCAAGATGGCCGCCGAGGGCTGGGACGGATCCAATCCCATCCAGGAGATCGATCCGGCGCTGATCGGCGGAGACCCCGAAGTAGCGGCCGCACTGCTCGCCGAGTTGGGATAG
- a CDS encoding MBL fold metallo-hydrolase translates to MKVHHLNCGTMRPWGVPSGLVCHVLLVETPSGLALVDTGLGLGYGRAPGKLFGPSRFYVRPVFDEAEAAINQIRALGFDPHDVRDIILTHFDADHVGGLADFPWARVHLTGDEATAALAPRTVTEKARYLPAQRDHHPDLVRHHPEVGDQWHGFATATELTEVADGVVLLALPGHSRGHAAVAVDAGDDRWILHAGDSFYHHGQIDGHSRAPIALTGMERVIAYDWPKVRDNHHRLAELWASGDPGLQIVNAHDPALLRAVRNTA, encoded by the coding sequence ATGAAAGTCCATCACCTCAATTGCGGCACCATGCGCCCATGGGGCGTACCCAGCGGACTGGTCTGCCATGTCCTGCTTGTTGAAACCCCCTCGGGGCTGGCGTTGGTCGATACCGGCCTGGGCCTGGGCTACGGCCGCGCACCCGGAAAGCTGTTCGGGCCGTCCCGGTTCTACGTCCGCCCGGTCTTCGACGAGGCCGAAGCCGCGATCAACCAGATCCGCGCACTCGGGTTCGATCCGCATGACGTACGCGACATCATCCTGACCCACTTCGACGCCGACCACGTCGGAGGACTCGCCGACTTTCCCTGGGCGCGAGTCCATCTCACCGGAGACGAAGCCACGGCAGCACTCGCCCCGCGGACGGTCACCGAGAAGGCACGCTACCTACCGGCCCAGCGCGACCACCACCCCGACCTGGTTCGCCACCATCCCGAGGTCGGCGACCAATGGCACGGCTTCGCCACCGCCACCGAACTGACCGAGGTCGCCGACGGAGTCGTTCTGCTGGCCCTGCCGGGCCACAGTCGCGGTCACGCCGCAGTCGCGGTCGACGCCGGCGACGACCGCTGGATCCTGCACGCCGGCGACTCGTTCTACCACCACGGGCAGATCGACGGACACAGCAGAGCGCCGATCGCTCTCACCGGAATGGAGCGCGTCATCGCCTACGACTGGCCGAAAGTCCGCGACAACCACCACCGTTTGGCCGAACTGTGGGCATCGGGCGATCCTGGCCTGCAGATCGTCAACGCCCATGACCCGGCGCTCCTCCGAGCAGTGCGGAACACCGCATGA
- a CDS encoding TetR/AcrR family transcriptional regulator C-terminal domain-containing protein, producing MKNAAGARRGRPPKGASVLSRETIVGATFQVIDTAGVGGVSMRAVGRVLGVDPKSLYNHVDGKEGLLDAVAEALLSTLDLPEPTGDLTTDLRAIAYAFRARALSHPEAASLVLTRQLSSFEGLAPIEAVLRILRDAGFDVEESVHLLRVVLAALIGTLLREVNAGPTYGSEDAAGIAERTAVLEASELPAVTAAASHLARFDADKEFEYAVELALDAVVHRAPKGQNQR from the coding sequence GTGAAGAACGCGGCAGGTGCACGTCGAGGTCGGCCGCCGAAGGGTGCGTCAGTGTTGTCGAGGGAGACTATCGTCGGCGCGACCTTCCAGGTGATCGACACAGCGGGCGTCGGCGGCGTCAGCATGCGTGCCGTGGGCCGGGTCCTCGGCGTCGACCCCAAGAGTCTCTACAACCACGTCGACGGTAAGGAAGGCCTTCTGGATGCCGTAGCCGAGGCGCTTCTGAGCACTCTCGACCTCCCCGAACCGACGGGTGATCTGACGACCGACTTGAGAGCGATCGCTTACGCGTTCCGAGCCCGGGCCCTGTCGCACCCGGAGGCGGCGTCACTGGTCCTCACCCGCCAGCTGTCCTCTTTCGAGGGCCTTGCGCCCATTGAGGCGGTACTGAGAATCCTGCGCGACGCGGGCTTCGACGTAGAGGAGTCGGTCCATCTTCTTCGAGTTGTGCTCGCCGCGTTGATAGGCACGCTCCTGCGCGAGGTCAATGCGGGACCGACCTACGGGTCAGAGGATGCCGCTGGTATCGCGGAGCGTACGGCTGTCCTTGAGGCCAGTGAGCTGCCCGCGGTGACCGCTGCCGCTTCTCACCTGGCGAGATTCGATGCGGACAAGGAATTCGAGTACGCGGTTGAGTTGGCGCTGGATGCCGTGGTTCATCGTGCGCCGAAGGGGCAGAACCAGCGCTGA
- a CDS encoding HigA family addiction module antitoxin: protein MEVRKMSNSSTTTEADLIEPIHPGEILMEDFIEGFGITQNKLAVSVGVPPRRINEIVHGKRGITADTAIRLARYFGTSEEFWMNLQANYELRLKRRVLRDAVAAITPLEVA from the coding sequence ATGGAGGTGCGGAAGATGTCGAACTCGTCGACTACCACTGAGGCCGACCTGATCGAGCCCATTCACCCGGGAGAGATCCTGATGGAGGACTTCATCGAGGGCTTCGGGATCACGCAGAACAAGCTCGCGGTCTCGGTCGGTGTGCCGCCGCGGCGGATCAACGAGATCGTGCACGGCAAGCGGGGGATCACGGCCGACACGGCGATTCGCCTGGCGCGCTATTTCGGGACGTCCGAGGAGTTCTGGATGAACCTGCAGGCGAATTACGAGCTGCGACTCAAGCGCCGTGTGTTGCGGGATGCCGTCGCCGCGATCACGCCGTTGGAGGTCGCGTGA
- a CDS encoding type II toxin-antitoxin system RelE/ParE family toxin — protein sequence MIRSFGSKDTERIWHEQYVTGVDRVVQRATLRKLELIHAAKAVEDLRIPPGNRLEQLVGDRRGQHSIRVNAQWRICFVWTDGGAEDVELVDYH from the coding sequence GTGATCAGGTCGTTCGGGAGCAAGGACACCGAGCGCATCTGGCACGAGCAGTACGTCACGGGCGTTGATCGGGTCGTGCAGCGAGCGACGCTGCGGAAACTCGAACTGATCCATGCGGCGAAGGCTGTTGAGGACCTCAGGATCCCGCCGGGCAACCGGTTGGAGCAGCTTGTCGGCGACCGTCGCGGGCAGCACAGCATTCGAGTCAACGCGCAGTGGCGGATCTGCTTCGTCTGGACAGATGGAGGTGCGGAAGATGTCGAACTCGTCGACTACCACTGA
- the ychF gene encoding redox-regulated ATPase YchF, whose amino-acid sequence MSLTLGIVGLPNVGKSTLFNALTRNDVLAANYPFATIEPNIGVVELPDARLTRLAEIFGSERILPATVSFVDIAGIVKGASEGEGMGNQFLANIREADAICQVVRVFADDDVVHVDGRVDPLADIEVIETELILADLQTLEKAIPRLEKEAKKNKDLAESLAAAKQAQELLNSGKTLFSQHDSFDLSSVRDLHLMTAKPFLYVFNADESVLTDADKKKELLAAVAPADGVFLDAKVESELLELDEEDAQELLDSIGQDEPGLRSLARAGFHTLGLQTYLTAGPKEARAWTINQGDTAPKAAGVIHTDFEKGFIKAEIVSFDDLDANGTMAAAKAAGKVRMEGKDYVMKDGDVVEFRFNV is encoded by the coding sequence GTGAGCCTCACCCTCGGGATCGTCGGTCTGCCCAACGTCGGCAAGTCCACCCTCTTCAACGCCCTGACCCGTAACGACGTCCTCGCCGCGAACTACCCGTTCGCGACGATCGAACCGAACATCGGTGTCGTCGAACTGCCCGATGCCCGGTTGACCCGGCTCGCCGAGATCTTCGGCTCGGAGCGGATACTGCCCGCCACGGTGTCGTTCGTCGACATCGCCGGCATCGTCAAGGGCGCCTCCGAGGGGGAGGGGATGGGCAATCAGTTCCTCGCCAACATCCGTGAGGCCGACGCCATCTGTCAGGTGGTGCGGGTGTTCGCCGACGACGACGTGGTGCACGTCGACGGCCGTGTTGATCCGCTCGCCGACATCGAGGTCATCGAGACCGAACTGATCCTCGCCGACCTGCAGACGCTGGAGAAGGCGATCCCGCGGTTGGAGAAGGAGGCGAAGAAGAACAAGGATCTGGCCGAGAGCCTCGCCGCCGCCAAGCAGGCACAGGAACTGCTGAACTCGGGTAAGACCCTGTTCTCCCAGCACGATTCGTTCGATCTGTCGTCGGTGCGCGACCTGCATCTGATGACCGCCAAGCCGTTCCTGTACGTCTTCAACGCCGACGAATCGGTGCTCACCGACGCCGACAAGAAGAAGGAACTGCTGGCGGCCGTCGCCCCCGCTGACGGCGTGTTCCTCGACGCCAAGGTCGAAAGCGAACTCCTCGAACTCGACGAGGAGGACGCCCAGGAACTCCTCGACTCCATCGGCCAGGACGAACCAGGCCTGCGCTCCCTCGCCCGCGCCGGCTTCCACACCCTGGGTCTGCAGACCTATCTCACCGCCGGTCCCAAAGAGGCCCGTGCCTGGACGATCAACCAGGGCGACACCGCCCCCAAGGCCGCAGGTGTCATCCACACCGACTTCGAAAAGGGCTTTATCAAAGCCGAAATCGTCTCCTTCGACGACCTCGACGCCAACGGCACCATGGCCGCCGCCAAAGCCGCGGGCAAGGTTCGCATGGAAGGCAAGGACTACGTCATGAAAGACGGCGACGTCGTGGAATTTAGATTTAACGTATAG
- a CDS encoding AI-2E family transporter has translation MTDTPDGGGAAASGQFPTRTAVFLSGLRSTAVVSLQVAACALGLWILFWVLGKTWVVLLPVLFAIVLCTVLWPPVRWMVAHRVPPAAAAVVMMLVALGVVAGILAIIVPTIIDQAPDLASKATDGINKVYDWLQGPPLNIDDNQVDNVVDTIIDKVQSSATTIAAGVFSGVGTATSIIVTLFTTLVLVFFFLKDGPKFVPWLDRTVGRPAGYHIGEVLRRMWDTLGGFIRTQALVSFIDAFFIGLGLLILDVPLAWVLVVITFLGGFIPIVGAFVAGALAVLIALVTNGLTTALIVLGIIIAVQQLEGNVLQPWLQAKSMDLHAVIVLLAVTLGSSMFGITGAFLAVPAAACLAVVFRYVNEQIAERAGETLPPVGAPLPEMGHDDEPSSDDEGAGVPAGSGGAADKPESEQDGGEDAGSRPID, from the coding sequence GTGACTGACACACCCGACGGGGGCGGTGCCGCCGCATCCGGGCAATTTCCGACTCGTACAGCCGTCTTCTTGAGTGGGCTGCGGTCGACGGCCGTCGTCAGCCTGCAGGTGGCGGCGTGCGCGCTCGGCCTGTGGATCCTGTTCTGGGTATTGGGCAAAACCTGGGTGGTCCTGCTGCCGGTGCTGTTCGCCATCGTGCTGTGCACGGTGCTGTGGCCGCCGGTCCGGTGGATGGTTGCCCACCGGGTGCCGCCGGCGGCCGCGGCGGTGGTGATGATGCTGGTCGCCCTCGGGGTGGTTGCCGGAATCCTCGCGATCATCGTGCCCACGATCATCGACCAGGCGCCGGACTTGGCGAGCAAGGCCACCGACGGCATCAATAAGGTGTACGACTGGTTGCAGGGGCCGCCACTCAACATCGACGACAACCAGGTCGACAACGTCGTCGACACCATCATCGACAAGGTTCAATCGAGCGCCACCACCATTGCCGCCGGCGTGTTCTCCGGTGTCGGCACCGCCACCTCGATCATCGTGACGCTGTTCACCACGCTGGTCCTGGTGTTCTTCTTCCTCAAGGACGGGCCGAAGTTCGTGCCGTGGCTCGACCGCACGGTGGGACGTCCCGCCGGCTACCACATCGGCGAAGTGCTGCGGAGGATGTGGGACACCCTCGGCGGATTCATCCGCACGCAGGCGTTGGTCAGTTTCATCGACGCCTTCTTCATCGGTCTCGGTCTGCTGATCCTCGACGTTCCGCTGGCCTGGGTGTTGGTGGTGATCACCTTCCTCGGCGGCTTCATCCCGATCGTCGGCGCGTTCGTCGCCGGTGCGCTGGCCGTGCTGATCGCACTGGTCACCAACGGCCTGACGACGGCGCTGATCGTCCTGGGCATCATCATCGCAGTGCAGCAGTTGGAGGGGAACGTGCTGCAGCCGTGGCTACAGGCCAAGTCGATGGATCTGCACGCGGTGATCGTGCTGCTCGCGGTCACTCTGGGCAGCTCGATGTTCGGCATCACGGGCGCCTTCCTGGCGGTGCCCGCGGCGGCGTGCCTGGCCGTGGTGTTCCGTTATGTCAACGAGCAGATCGCCGAACGGGCGGGGGAGACACTACCGCCGGTCGGTGCTCCGCTCCCGGAGATGGGCCACGACGACGAGCCTTCTTCCGACGATGAGGGCGCGGGCGTGCCCGCCGGCTCCGGTGGCGCGGCCGACAAGCCGGAATCGGAGCAGGACGGTGGTGAGGACGCCGGGTCGCGCCCGATAGACTGA
- a CDS encoding DNA recombination protein RmuC, protein MSLAAVVLTAIALLVGFALGWTTRAARGGAELAAARAEAAALRSSHEMAAGALAAASEDAARRQSAAIGSAVGHLVDPLRSTLNQLGEELRRVEHGRINAYAGLTEQVRGMHQTSHRLQDQTRALTNALHTPHVRGRWGEVQLERVVELSGMSRHCDFSTQVSRAGSRGDDPSGVRPDMVVHLPGGRNIVIDSKVPLHAYLEAAADTDPDAIADALTAHARALRGHIKQLSSKAYWSSFDNTPELVVLFLPSDPVLDAAARADPDLIEYAFGLNVVPATPATLMTLLRTVALSWRTDAMAQDAATIHRLGVELHQRIDSVLSHIDRVGVSLRRAVESYNSVIGVIDTRVAVTARKLADLDALGDLAEPTTPAEVDAVPRSAAPERADDDDTVRPMIPGSRTQQH, encoded by the coding sequence ATGAGTCTCGCCGCCGTCGTGTTGACCGCCATCGCGCTGTTGGTGGGTTTCGCGCTGGGCTGGACCACCCGCGCCGCCCGCGGCGGGGCCGAACTGGCCGCCGCCCGCGCCGAGGCCGCCGCCCTGCGGTCGTCGCACGAGATGGCCGCGGGCGCCCTCGCCGCGGCGTCCGAGGACGCCGCGCGCAGACAATCCGCTGCCATCGGATCGGCGGTGGGACATCTGGTCGATCCGCTACGCAGCACCCTCAACCAGCTCGGCGAAGAGTTGCGCCGCGTCGAACACGGCCGCATCAACGCCTACGCCGGTCTGACCGAGCAGGTCCGGGGCATGCACCAGACCTCGCACCGGCTGCAGGACCAGACCCGCGCGCTGACCAACGCTCTGCACACCCCGCATGTCCGGGGCCGCTGGGGTGAGGTCCAGCTCGAGCGCGTCGTCGAGTTGTCCGGCATGAGCAGGCACTGCGACTTCTCCACGCAGGTCTCGCGCGCGGGCAGCCGCGGCGACGATCCGTCCGGGGTCCGGCCCGACATGGTGGTACATCTGCCGGGGGGCCGCAACATCGTCATCGACTCCAAGGTGCCACTGCACGCTTACCTGGAGGCGGCCGCCGACACCGACCCCGATGCGATCGCCGATGCCCTGACGGCGCACGCCCGGGCGCTGCGCGGGCATATCAAACAACTCTCGTCGAAGGCGTACTGGTCCTCCTTCGACAACACTCCCGAGCTGGTCGTCTTGTTCCTGCCCAGCGACCCGGTGCTCGACGCCGCCGCCCGCGCCGATCCGGATCTGATCGAGTACGCGTTCGGCCTGAACGTGGTGCCGGCTACACCGGCGACATTGATGACGCTGCTGCGTACCGTCGCCCTGTCGTGGCGTACCGATGCGATGGCGCAGGATGCGGCCACGATCCACCGGCTCGGCGTCGAACTCCATCAGCGGATCGACAGTGTGCTCAGTCACATCGACCGGGTCGGGGTGTCGCTACGTCGCGCGGTCGAGTCGTACAACTCGGTGATCGGCGTCATCGATACCCGAGTCGCGGTCACCGCGCGCAAGCTGGCCGATCTCGATGCTCTCGGTGACCTGGCCGAACCCACCACACCGGCGGAGGTGGACGCGGTGCCCAGATCGGCCGCGCCGGAGCGCGCCGACGACGACGACACCGTCCGCCCCATGATCCCCGGGAGTCGTACCCAGCAACACTGA
- a CDS encoding DUF6542 domain-containing protein, whose product MFSAQRTASAVPADEQSVLPAMRGVPWWGAVLIAVAVTAVGAGIDARSTSELGGTFRFCFLVGCVAAALLVRRRALFTAAAQPPLVAFGVGIITLYTANTDESAASLKSLILQVLLPIADVFPWLAFTFLVTLALVVGRWYITREAEPDSSTPRTADSTTRRKHTRPPRTTDSAGTTTRQARRGDPDRGDPNRGDREPPSSGEQTVITPSERSRTRRTRPPGQAGESGASRTARTGQPAHAAPAHTAAGGQRRATAGQVSRAAAQSFIPGAPAAERTEAFETPPTDLT is encoded by the coding sequence GTGTTTTCTGCGCAACGAACCGCATCGGCGGTGCCCGCCGATGAACAGTCGGTGTTGCCCGCCATGCGCGGTGTTCCCTGGTGGGGAGCGGTTCTGATCGCCGTCGCGGTCACCGCGGTGGGCGCGGGTATCGACGCCCGCAGCACCAGCGAACTCGGCGGGACGTTCAGGTTCTGCTTCCTGGTCGGATGTGTCGCCGCGGCCCTGCTGGTGCGCCGACGGGCCCTGTTCACCGCTGCCGCGCAACCTCCGCTGGTCGCCTTCGGCGTGGGCATCATCACCCTGTACACGGCCAACACCGACGAATCGGCGGCAAGCCTCAAGAGCCTGATCCTGCAGGTCCTCCTGCCGATCGCGGATGTGTTCCCGTGGCTGGCGTTCACTTTCCTGGTGACGTTGGCCCTGGTCGTCGGCCGCTGGTACATCACCAGAGAAGCCGAACCCGACTCGTCCACGCCGCGCACCGCCGACTCGACCACCAGGCGCAAGCACACCCGACCACCCCGGACAACCGACTCCGCGGGCACGACCACCCGACAGGCCCGCCGGGGCGATCCGGACCGGGGCGATCCGAACCGGGGTGATCGGGAACCGCCGTCGTCCGGTGAGCAGACGGTGATCACCCCCTCGGAGCGAAGCCGGACACGCCGGACACGGCCGCCCGGTCAGGCCGGCGAATCCGGGGCGTCCCGTACCGCCCGTACCGGCCAGCCGGCTCACGCCGCTCCGGCCCACACCGCCGCCGGTGGTCAGCGGCGGGCGACGGCCGGACAGGTGTCACGGGCCGCCGCCCAATCCTTCATTCCCGGTGCGCCCGCCGCCGAGCGCACCGAGGCGTTCGAGACACCGCCGACCGACCTCACCTGA